One part of the Melioribacteraceae bacterium genome encodes these proteins:
- a CDS encoding alpha-amylase family glycosyl hydrolase, whose product MTKLSLSRSVFTLLFFISFSYNITGEKLFVTERKTIAEQPDTSEFVKRYNELDRFYSDKKLGSFFEDGTTFFRLFAPSAVSVRLCTFTHPDSRKCKEYFMSKDENGVWEARIEGEQYGLFYGFKVYHKGEDLSNSNKPICVDPYSKAVATKTSYLNPRRSIVVKDSPFDWEGTDRLNYDWRDLIIYEMHVRDMTAHKSSGAKKPGTYRGLIEKGNNGGIDYIKALGINAVEILPAQEFGYCEIPFRDSLDGKFNTWNPYERNHWGYMTGAFFAPASYYSQQWKNFKWNDWIGKDGRQINDFKEMVKSFHKDGIAVIMDVVYNHLSEYEIGNLKQIDKEYYFRLDNKGNYIANSWCGNDLKTERPMVRRLIVESLVHWMKEYKVDGFRFDLSTLIDWKTVEEIRNETMKINPNVILIGEAWGGGGYSPDGFSKKGYAAWNDQIRNGIKGENPHDGLGWIFGEWYGNNSIKRIKSYVNATLVRDSLGLFQKKEHSVNYLESHDGYTLGDFIRLGTKEVDNDQKIKDIESHVKLSERQMKLNKLAALFLLTSQGITMIHAGQEFARSKVIQDNRKIIDPEKGRIDHNSYNKDNETNYINYKHAEINSELLNYYKGLIRLRKQYTAFRHAEYEEIGFLEHPASKFGLAFSVHSGDEKFIVLFNCDKNLMLDFPLPEGNWEVLVNEEKAGVETISIAERIYNLKPGTGAVLKRIKK is encoded by the coding sequence ATGACAAAATTATCATTGAGCAGATCAGTTTTTACTTTGCTTTTTTTTATTTCTTTTTCATACAACATCACAGGTGAAAAATTGTTTGTAACCGAAAGAAAGACGATTGCTGAGCAGCCAGATACATCTGAGTTTGTTAAACGTTATAATGAACTGGACAGATTTTATTCCGATAAAAAACTAGGTTCTTTTTTTGAAGACGGAACAACCTTCTTTCGATTGTTTGCGCCGTCTGCCGTAAGTGTACGACTTTGTACTTTTACGCATCCCGATTCACGTAAGTGTAAAGAGTATTTTATGTCGAAGGATGAAAACGGCGTTTGGGAAGCTCGGATTGAAGGCGAACAATACGGACTTTTTTACGGCTTTAAAGTTTATCATAAAGGGGAGGATTTAAGCAACTCGAATAAACCGATCTGTGTCGATCCCTACTCAAAAGCTGTCGCTACTAAAACATCCTACCTTAATCCGCGCCGTTCGATAGTAGTAAAGGATTCTCCTTTCGACTGGGAGGGAACGGATCGCCTTAATTATGATTGGCGGGATTTGATAATTTATGAAATGCACGTAAGGGATATGACCGCTCACAAATCTTCCGGAGCAAAAAAACCGGGTACTTACAGAGGGTTGATTGAAAAAGGTAATAATGGCGGAATCGATTATATAAAAGCACTCGGAATTAATGCTGTTGAGATCCTGCCCGCTCAGGAATTCGGATACTGTGAAATACCTTTCAGAGATTCTCTCGACGGAAAGTTTAATACCTGGAATCCGTATGAAAGAAACCACTGGGGCTATATGACTGGCGCTTTCTTTGCACCCGCTTCCTATTACAGTCAGCAATGGAAAAATTTTAAATGGAATGATTGGATCGGAAAAGACGGCCGGCAGATAAATGATTTTAAAGAGATGGTAAAATCGTTTCATAAAGATGGGATCGCTGTTATTATGGATGTGGTTTACAACCATCTTTCCGAATATGAAATCGGGAACCTTAAACAGATTGATAAGGAATATTATTTCCGTCTTGATAATAAAGGGAATTACATTGCAAACAGCTGGTGCGGAAACGACCTAAAAACTGAACGGCCGATGGTTAGACGCCTTATTGTCGAAAGTTTGGTCCACTGGATGAAGGAATATAAGGTTGACGGTTTCCGGTTCGATCTTAGCACTCTGATCGATTGGAAAACAGTTGAAGAGATCCGAAATGAAACGATGAAGATAAATCCCAATGTAATTCTGATAGGAGAAGCCTGGGGCGGCGGAGGTTACTCTCCGGACGGATTCTCTAAAAAAGGTTACGCGGCGTGGAACGATCAGATAAGAAACGGCATCAAAGGAGAAAATCCGCACGACGGTCTCGGATGGATATTCGGTGAGTGGTACGGAAATAACTCTATTAAACGGATAAAAAGCTATGTCAATGCTACACTCGTTAGAGATTCTTTAGGATTGTTTCAGAAGAAGGAACATTCTGTTAATTACCTGGAATCGCATGACGGTTATACACTTGGTGATTTTATAAGATTAGGTACAAAGGAAGTAGATAATGACCAGAAGATAAAGGATATCGAAAGTCACGTTAAGCTTTCGGAAAGGCAGATGAAGCTTAACAAGCTCGCTGCTCTCTTTCTGCTTACATCTCAGGGAATAACAATGATTCATGCCGGTCAGGAATTCGCAAGATCTAAAGTTATTCAGGACAACAGAAAAATTATTGATCCGGAGAAAGGAAGAATCGACCACAACTCTTACAACAAGGATAATGAAACAAATTATATAAACTATAAACATGCTGAGATCAATTCGGAGCTTCTTAATTATTATAAAGGATTGATCCGGCTGAGAAAACAGTATACAGCGTTCCGGCATGCGGAATATGAAGAGATCGGATTCCTAGAACATCCGGCCAGCAAATTCGGACTTGCTTTTTCGGTCCATTCGGGCGATGAAAAATTTATTGTCCTTTTTAATTGCGATAAGAATTTGATGCTCGATTTTCCTCTACCGGAAGGTAACTGGGAAGTCCTGGTTAATGAAGAGAAGGCGGGTGTTGAAACTATCTCTATTGCCGAAAGAATTTATAATCTGAAGCCCGGTACAGGTGCGGTTTTAAAAAGGATTAAGAAGTAG
- a CDS encoding dicarboxylate/amino acid:cation symporter produces the protein MSRHTKIFIGLITGAAAGVAANFLYPDAPILKIVQTYLSDPLGKIFLNLLIMMVIPLVFSSLALGVAQIGDLKKLGRIGLKTMGYFFLVTALAVTIGLVLVNSIRPGDYLQGETKTQLLTSYSEQASEIKEVSEKTEFGIQTLVNIVPRNPIAAVAKPNPEMLALIFVSLMIGIALTMIQKEKAEPLIKILDGISDVTIVIINIAMKLAPFGVAALIFSVTSRFGFELLVALGMYMFTVMSGLTILLVVAYSVLIKVFARYSPVLFFKKIQTVMMTAFSTSSSSATLPTTISVSQNNLGIPPQITGFVLPLGATMNMNGTALFEGVTVLFLAQVFGIELSFGVQLIVVLMSVLTAIGTAGVPSGSIPLLAIVLAMVNVPVEGIAIILGADRLLDMCRTVLNVTGDITCSAYIARSEGYELKS, from the coding sequence ATGAGCCGGCACACAAAAATATTTATCGGATTAATAACCGGTGCTGCAGCGGGAGTAGCAGCTAATTTTTTATACCCTGACGCTCCGATTTTAAAAATAGTTCAAACATATTTAAGCGATCCTCTAGGCAAAATATTTCTTAATCTTCTAATTATGATGGTAATTCCGCTGGTTTTTTCGAGTCTGGCTTTAGGTGTTGCTCAGATTGGCGATTTGAAAAAACTGGGACGAATAGGACTTAAGACGATGGGTTATTTTTTCCTCGTTACTGCTTTGGCCGTAACAATCGGTCTGGTTCTGGTAAACAGCATCAGGCCGGGGGATTATTTGCAGGGAGAGACAAAGACTCAATTACTTACTTCATACAGTGAACAGGCTTCTGAAATAAAAGAAGTATCCGAAAAAACAGAATTCGGTATTCAAACGCTTGTTAATATCGTTCCGAGGAATCCGATTGCAGCCGTTGCCAAACCGAATCCGGAAATGCTTGCATTGATCTTTGTATCGCTTATGATCGGCATAGCGCTAACAATGATACAAAAAGAGAAAGCCGAGCCGCTTATTAAAATTCTTGACGGAATCAGTGATGTAACGATTGTTATAATAAATATTGCAATGAAGTTAGCTCCTTTCGGAGTAGCTGCTTTAATTTTCAGTGTTACCTCTAGGTTCGGATTCGAATTGCTGGTTGCTCTCGGAATGTATATGTTCACTGTAATGTCGGGTTTAACCATTCTGCTCGTTGTTGCTTACTCTGTTTTGATAAAAGTCTTTGCACGTTACAGTCCGGTCCTCTTCTTTAAAAAAATTCAGACAGTTATGATGACTGCATTTTCAACGAGTTCAAGCAGTGCAACGCTCCCCACAACCATTTCGGTATCTCAAAATAATTTAGGTATTCCACCTCAGATAACAGGATTTGTTCTTCCATTGGGTGCGACAATGAATATGAACGGTACAGCATTGTTCGAAGGCGTTACCGTTTTATTCCTGGCCCAGGTCTTTGGTATTGAGCTCTCATTTGGCGTTCAGCTGATTGTAGTGTTGATGAGTGTATTAACTGCGATAGGAACCGCGGGAGTCCCGTCCGGTTCAATTCCTCTGCTTGCAATTGTACTGGCAATGGTAAATGTACCTGTTGAAGGAATTGCGATTATACTTGGTGCCGACAGATTACTGGATATGTGCAGAACAGTATTAAACGTAACAGGGGATATAACCTGCTCGGCATATATTGCACGATCGGAAGGATATGAATTAAAATCCTAA
- a CDS encoding PAS domain S-box protein, whose protein sequence is MTSSLDKTFDLSRPDISYRNILETAPIGMLIFNDDFIVKFVNKNFFHFSGVVSANPSELIGKSIYEYRIFEVSDLRKDLNELKDGIAFEKVLATSTTLSGNKISIIVKCVPILIENKFSGGVIIIEDVKINTAAEEAALIYSPNFQNFLYLVSDCFFFVDKEGNIKLSSPTGYDDFSFLFEPDLRNNKRPQKLSGILFKKQLESVLLSSKTVWTEIPFIKNSSEHRASITLIPVAENDSNVGLVIVLVKEIQGEKTNITINNEEIKELKRYQQIVAGVLDGVIGFDKEGKIIFWNESSASLFGLTRSEVYGKFIGKIFQQIDQLYFQQMMKQLTEEKFWEGEFRIGEDESVAEYFSVKIGVIDEDSEESFFMLCSNISGRIRIEKELRSSEEKFRNIVINSHEFICILDLDGRITYANPFFLDTFEYSADEITKMNFGELVDSLYMTENPFFINELASFSSQSVELPLINKKGQRIYVLASFSSANDQEGVPLYYTVILTDITLKKESEKDLLLIRSIFEASHDGIALISRKRFVLVNDSFVGMFGYRSASEIIGQDPIDFVFEIDKQKVEKYLVSSDEGDDLPARYDFKGRRRNGTVLELENSVSTYRTNEEKFVVWVIRDITEEKKAQEALQISEERYRSISENIKESFFTAERIDGELKSVFYTPAIRQITGYTPDAFISDQDLWKNIIHPDDVEEVLSEYDKFYTDRSKNFQVFEYRIIDALGNINWIENKVSVKRDSYGEIRMMFGIISDISLSKRAEEELKKSAAELKELNEAKDRFISIISHDLRTPFSSILGFTDFLLSDDPDLNDEKRKQYVVYIQESAKNMLGLVNSLLDYTRLQTGKIKFEPQRVNAKSVIDKAIQIMAGVALQKKINIVSKLDRDFFIHADEDLLLQVFNNLISNAVKFTNNRGNISVDASVDIEKHQVQFHVEDDGVGMNEENVSKLFKVDSKFTTPGTAGEKGSGLGLSLVGDIVRKHGGDIWVESSVGKGSRFYFTIPIASTNILLVDDIKTDRLLYSKLIRNLIPQYSIIEADNGKTALEIIKQNAPVLVITDHKMPVMSGYDLAKQLNITDLRYKPPVIVLSSDLDDTIKGEYRELGIEYIFQKPVNLSDFKNAIQLALKKAIYS, encoded by the coding sequence ATGACTTCATCCTTGGACAAAACATTTGACTTATCCCGACCTGATATTTCCTATCGTAATATTCTGGAAACCGCCCCGATCGGAATGCTCATTTTCAACGACGACTTCATTGTGAAATTTGTAAATAAAAATTTTTTCCATTTCAGCGGTGTTGTCAGCGCAAATCCATCTGAATTAATAGGTAAAAGTATCTACGAGTACAGAATCTTTGAAGTAAGCGATCTGAGGAAAGACCTGAATGAATTAAAAGATGGAATTGCATTCGAGAAAGTTCTGGCCACATCTACAACTCTTTCCGGTAATAAAATTTCCATTATTGTAAAATGTGTTCCCATTCTGATCGAGAATAAATTCAGCGGCGGTGTAATTATAATTGAGGATGTTAAGATTAATACTGCCGCAGAGGAAGCTGCTCTTATTTACTCTCCTAATTTTCAGAACTTTCTTTACCTGGTAAGCGACTGTTTCTTTTTTGTTGATAAAGAAGGGAATATCAAATTAAGCTCTCCTACCGGATACGACGATTTCTCGTTCCTGTTTGAACCGGATTTGAGAAATAATAAACGTCCGCAGAAATTGTCGGGTATTTTATTTAAAAAGCAGCTTGAATCGGTGCTTTTAAGCAGCAAAACTGTCTGGACGGAGATACCTTTCATAAAAAACAGCTCTGAACATCGGGCAAGTATTACTCTTATTCCGGTTGCCGAGAATGATTCGAATGTAGGTCTGGTTATTGTCCTTGTTAAAGAGATTCAGGGTGAAAAGACAAATATCACGATTAATAATGAAGAGATTAAAGAGCTTAAAAGATATCAGCAGATTGTTGCGGGAGTTCTCGATGGTGTAATCGGTTTCGATAAAGAGGGAAAAATAATTTTCTGGAACGAATCCTCTGCAAGCTTATTCGGCCTTACAAGAAGCGAAGTGTACGGAAAATTCATCGGGAAAATTTTTCAGCAGATCGATCAGCTCTATTTTCAGCAGATGATGAAACAGTTGACTGAAGAAAAATTCTGGGAGGGTGAGTTCAGAATAGGGGAAGATGAAAGTGTGGCGGAATATTTTTCGGTCAAGATCGGTGTAATAGACGAAGATTCCGAAGAATCCTTTTTTATGCTCTGTTCGAATATTTCCGGTAGGATCAGAATTGAAAAAGAACTTAGAAGCTCGGAAGAGAAGTTCAGAAATATTGTAATTAACTCCCACGAATTCATCTGTATACTGGACCTGGACGGAAGAATAACCTATGCCAATCCTTTCTTTCTCGATACGTTCGAATATAGTGCGGATGAAATTACGAAAATGAATTTCGGTGAATTGGTCGATTCACTTTATATGACGGAAAATCCTTTCTTTATTAATGAACTTGCTTCATTCAGCTCGCAGTCGGTTGAATTACCTCTTATTAATAAAAAAGGTCAGAGGATTTATGTGCTGGCCAGTTTTTCCTCCGCAAATGATCAGGAAGGCGTTCCTCTCTATTACACCGTTATACTTACCGATATTACGCTTAAGAAAGAATCTGAAAAAGATCTGCTGCTTATAAGATCTATCTTTGAGGCTTCGCACGATGGAATCGCATTGATAAGCAGGAAACGGTTTGTGCTTGTAAATGATTCTTTCGTCGGAATGTTTGGATACAGAAGCGCAAGCGAAATTATTGGTCAGGATCCTATTGACTTTGTTTTTGAAATCGATAAACAGAAAGTAGAAAAATATCTGGTCAGTTCAGATGAAGGAGATGACCTGCCTGCCCGATATGATTTCAAAGGGAGGCGGAGGAATGGTACAGTCCTTGAACTTGAGAATTCAGTTTCAACTTACAGAACCAATGAAGAAAAATTTGTTGTATGGGTTATAAGGGATATTACTGAAGAGAAAAAGGCTCAGGAAGCTCTTCAGATTTCCGAGGAAAGATACCGGAGTATTTCGGAGAATATTAAGGAGAGTTTCTTTACGGCAGAAAGAATCGACGGTGAACTTAAATCGGTTTTTTATACACCGGCTATTCGTCAGATTACCGGGTATACTCCCGATGCTTTTATAAGCGACCAGGATCTGTGGAAGAATATAATCCATCCGGATGATGTTGAAGAAGTACTTTCGGAATACGATAAATTCTACACCGACAGATCGAAAAATTTTCAGGTGTTTGAATACCGGATAATAGATGCGCTCGGCAATATTAACTGGATCGAAAATAAAGTTTCTGTTAAACGCGACTCATACGGTGAGATCCGGATGATGTTCGGTATTATAAGCGATATTTCACTCTCTAAACGGGCAGAGGAGGAACTTAAAAAATCCGCTGCAGAATTAAAGGAACTTAACGAAGCCAAAGACCGGTTTATTTCCATTATCTCGCACGACCTGAGAACCCCTTTCAGTTCTATACTTGGATTTACCGATTTTCTACTTTCCGACGATCCCGACCTTAACGATGAAAAAAGAAAACAGTATGTGGTCTATATTCAGGAATCTGCAAAAAATATGCTCGGGCTCGTTAATTCGCTTCTGGATTATACCAGGCTTCAGACAGGAAAAATTAAATTTGAGCCGCAGAGAGTTAATGCAAAATCCGTTATTGATAAAGCGATTCAGATAATGGCCGGTGTTGCGCTGCAGAAGAAAATTAACATTGTATCAAAACTGGATCGGGATTTTTTTATACATGCCGACGAAGATCTTCTTCTTCAGGTATTCAATAATCTGATTTCCAATGCAGTCAAATTCACCAACAATAGAGGTAATATCAGTGTTGATGCTTCCGTTGATATAGAAAAACATCAGGTTCAGTTTCACGTGGAAGATGATGGCGTTGGAATGAATGAGGAAAATGTTTCTAAACTATTTAAAGTTGATTCCAAGTTCACAACTCCGGGTACAGCAGGCGAAAAGGGCAGCGGCCTCGGACTTTCGTTAGTAGGGGATATTGTTAGAAAACATGGGGGCGATATCTGGGTGGAAAGTTCTGTCGGGAAAGGTTCAAGATTCTATTTTACAATTCCTATAGCTTCAACAAATATTCTTCTTGTAGACGATATAAAGACCGACCGGCTCCTCTATTCAAAACTGATCAGGAATTTAATTCCGCAATACAGCATTATAGAAGCCGATAACGGAAAAACAGCTCTCGAAATTATCAAACAGAACGCACCGGTTCTTGTAATAACCGATCATAAAATGCCTGTGATGAGCGGTTACGACCTTGCAAAACAGTTGAATATAACAGACCTGAGATATAAACCGCCGGTAATTGTTCTTTCAAGCGATCTAGACGATACAATTAAAGGTGAGTATAGAGAACTTGGAATTGAGTATATTTTCCAGAAACCGGTAAATCTCAGCGATTTTAAAAACGCAATTCAACTTGCCCTTAAAAAAGCGATATACAGTTAA
- a CDS encoding sodium ion-translocating decarboxylase subunit beta, producing MDALFVGLYSITWQQVVMIGVGGLLIYLAIVKEYEPALLLPIGFGAILANIPLSAAIDQVSNGEKVEGVLNIFFEAGIMTEIFPLLIFVAVGAMIDFSPLLKKPYLLLFGAAAQFGIFFTMSAATLFGFSLKQAASIGIIGAADGPTSIYVASRFAKDLLGPISVAAYSYMALVPIIQRPVIKALTTRKERLIRMESQAKTVSKPVLIIFPISVTIIAGIIAPSSVALIGFLMFGNLIRECGVLNKLSNAAQNELASIVTILLGLTIAATMTADKFLQPQTLIIIGLGLVAFIFDTAGGVLFAKFLNLFLKKKINPMVGAAGISAFPMSARVIHTLGQEEDQFNYLLMHAVSANVAGQIGSVIAGGLILALVV from the coding sequence ATGGACGCACTTTTTGTGGGATTATACTCAATTACTTGGCAACAGGTAGTAATGATTGGGGTTGGCGGACTTTTAATCTACCTGGCAATTGTTAAAGAATATGAACCGGCCCTTCTTCTGCCGATAGGATTCGGAGCCATCCTTGCAAATATCCCTCTTTCTGCCGCAATCGATCAGGTATCTAACGGTGAAAAAGTTGAAGGTGTCTTGAACATCTTTTTCGAAGCAGGAATTATGACAGAAATATTTCCGCTTCTGATTTTTGTAGCTGTAGGCGCAATGATCGACTTTTCACCTCTGCTGAAAAAACCTTACCTGCTCCTTTTCGGGGCGGCCGCCCAATTTGGAATATTCTTTACAATGTCTGCAGCTACTTTATTCGGCTTTAGCTTAAAGCAGGCTGCATCCATTGGGATAATCGGTGCTGCCGACGGCCCAACTTCAATTTACGTAGCATCAAGATTTGCAAAGGATTTATTGGGGCCAATATCAGTAGCGGCCTATTCCTACATGGCATTGGTGCCCATAATTCAAAGGCCTGTAATAAAAGCCCTTACAACGCGAAAAGAGCGGCTGATAAGAATGGAAAGCCAGGCTAAGACTGTCTCCAAGCCGGTGCTCATAATATTTCCCATTTCGGTTACAATAATTGCTGGAATAATTGCCCCTTCGTCTGTGGCTCTAATTGGTTTTTTAATGTTCGGTAATCTGATTAGGGAATGCGGTGTTCTCAATAAACTGTCGAATGCTGCCCAGAATGAACTGGCCAGCATTGTCACAATTCTTCTTGGTCTGACAATCGCAGCAACAATGACAGCAGATAAATTTCTTCAACCGCAGACTTTAATTATAATTGGACTTGGCCTGGTGGCCTTTATTTTTGATACTGCGGGAGGAGTATTATTCGCGAAATTTCTCAACCTGTTTTTAAAAAAGAAAATCAATCCGATGGTAGGTGCTGCGGGAATATCAGCCTTTCCTATGTCCGCGCGTGTGATTCATACTTTAGGACAAGAAGAAGATCAGTTTAATTATTTGTTAATGCATGCCGTAAGCGCAAACGTAGCCGGACAAATAGGTTCTGTAATTGCCGGCGGATTAATATTAGCATTAGTAGTTTAG
- a CDS encoding OadG-related small transporter subunit, whose amino-acid sequence MLSPEAINNFWNAVQITGKGMAGIFIFMGLFYLLIKMLDKFFPKNIEKEKSN is encoded by the coding sequence ATGTTAAGCCCGGAAGCAATAAACAATTTTTGGAATGCCGTCCAGATTACAGGCAAAGGTATGGCAGGTATTTTTATATTCATGGGATTATTCTACTTGCTGATTAAAATGCTTGATAAATTTTTTCCAAAGAATATTGAAAAGGAAAAATCAAATTGA
- a CDS encoding M1 family aminopeptidase, translating into MNKLLILILVFSIQVFAQRGSDYCSTSKILEYERLSKTNRINYPGDPRFDATYYKLDLFITNNPLFLSGRVTVKGKALDQNLTSIFLDLWSGFSVSSVISNGKNLPFNFSPGNKLNITFNRSYSPSEEFTLEINYSGRPNSSGGIGGSFVSANTPYGRPVIWTLSQPYGSRDWWPSKDTPADKADSSDVWITADPQFVSVSNGLLTGIINHPDGTRTYKWKNHYPIANYLISIAMSDYYLYETLFEYEPGKLMPVNHYVYPEVFTSQKVNLDRTIDMLRIFSEKFGPYPYPMEKYGHAQCGFGGGMEHQTIASMGGFSEALVVHELAHQWFGDKVTCRDWANIWLNEGFATYSESIYFEEKYGKTSFMNDVIAIMNHAKTATGTIYVQNTESVSQIFNSARSYSKGGVVLHMLRGVVGDDNFFRILREYLTEPGLSYGTATTEDFQRIAERVSGTDLDYFFQQWIYGENYPKYKFSWGYEQLAGNNYNLIIRVEQPLTNTNPQFFKMPVQIKYSTSTETNTITLFNDMKVQTWSIPVNGKPLSALFDPDTWILKDLLETNGIVIVPTRFELFQNYPNPFNNGTNIRYSITSRQHVRLAVYDLLGREIASLVDEQQGPGAYSVSFTISNLAGNGFGIQLSSGIYYYRITAGGFNETKKMIYLK; encoded by the coding sequence ATGAATAAACTACTTATCTTAATTCTTGTCTTCTCCATACAGGTTTTTGCGCAACGGGGATCGGATTACTGCTCTACATCAAAAATTCTTGAGTATGAAAGATTATCCAAAACCAACCGGATTAATTATCCGGGCGATCCGAGATTCGATGCAACCTATTATAAACTCGATCTTTTCATTACAAATAATCCATTATTTCTTTCAGGCCGCGTTACTGTTAAAGGGAAAGCATTAGATCAAAATTTAACTTCAATCTTTCTCGATCTATGGAGCGGATTTTCGGTCTCTTCTGTAATTTCAAACGGTAAGAATCTACCATTTAACTTTTCTCCAGGAAACAAGTTAAATATAACTTTTAACAGGAGTTACTCTCCATCCGAAGAATTTACACTGGAAATTAATTACTCGGGTCGGCCGAACAGCAGCGGAGGAATTGGCGGGAGCTTCGTCTCAGCTAATACACCTTACGGCCGGCCGGTCATCTGGACTTTATCTCAGCCGTACGGTTCAAGAGACTGGTGGCCCTCGAAAGACACTCCTGCCGACAAGGCCGATTCATCCGATGTATGGATAACAGCTGATCCGCAATTTGTATCTGTTTCGAACGGACTTCTTACAGGCATTATAAACCATCCTGACGGAACCAGAACATACAAATGGAAAAATCATTATCCGATTGCAAATTATCTGATCTCAATTGCGATGAGCGATTATTACCTTTACGAAACCCTATTTGAATACGAACCCGGCAAATTAATGCCGGTAAATCACTACGTTTATCCGGAAGTATTCACTTCGCAGAAAGTAAACCTCGACCGTACAATTGATATGCTCAGGATTTTTTCCGAGAAGTTCGGACCGTACCCTTATCCAATGGAGAAATACGGTCACGCGCAATGCGGTTTCGGCGGAGGGATGGAACACCAGACAATCGCTTCAATGGGCGGATTCAGCGAAGCTCTGGTAGTTCACGAGCTGGCTCATCAGTGGTTCGGCGACAAAGTTACCTGCCGGGACTGGGCAAACATATGGTTGAATGAGGGATTTGCGACATATTCCGAAAGCATCTATTTCGAAGAGAAGTACGGAAAAACTTCGTTTATGAACGATGTTATCGCAATTATGAATCATGCAAAAACCGCTACTGGAACTATTTACGTCCAGAACACAGAAAGTGTAAGCCAGATTTTCAACAGCGCCCGTTCATACAGCAAAGGAGGTGTCGTACTTCATATGCTAAGAGGAGTTGTTGGAGACGATAACTTTTTCAGAATACTCAGGGAATATTTGACCGAGCCGGGATTATCCTATGGAACTGCGACAACTGAGGACTTTCAAAGAATAGCTGAACGTGTTTCAGGGACCGATCTCGATTACTTTTTCCAGCAGTGGATTTACGGTGAAAACTATCCTAAATATAAATTCAGCTGGGGTTACGAACAGCTCGCGGGAAATAATTATAACCTGATCATAAGGGTCGAACAACCATTAACAAATACTAATCCTCAATTTTTCAAAATGCCTGTTCAGATAAAGTATTCAACCTCTACCGAAACAAATACAATCACACTTTTCAATGATATGAAAGTTCAGACATGGAGTATTCCGGTAAACGGAAAACCGCTTTCGGCTCTGTTTGATCCTGACACCTGGATTTTAAAAGATTTACTTGAAACCAACGGTATTGTAATTGTACCTACCCGATTTGAATTATTTCAGAATTACCCTAATCCTTTCAATAACGGAACAAATATCAGGTATTCAATAACCAGCAGGCAGCATGTAAGACTTGCCGTGTACGACCTGCTTGGAAGAGAAATTGCTTCACTTGTAGATGAGCAGCAGGGTCCCGGTGCCTATTCCGTTTCATTTACAATAAGCAATTTGGCCGGCAACGGATTCGGTATTCAATTATCGAGCGGGATTTACTATTACAGAATTACGGCTGGCGGATTCAATGAAACGAAAAAAATGATCTATTTAAAATGA